The Ignavibacteriales bacterium genome has a window encoding:
- a CDS encoding 4Fe-4S dicluster domain-containing protein gives MSGYGILIDTTLCIGCYACEAADAERWGNPVSDKHILSSVLNTAVLQVDETNVPRMCMHCAEPTCASVCPVGAIQKTTTGAVVYDADKCMGCRYCMQACPFDIPKYQWDSVNPKVTKCDLCHERVEKGGKPACVEACPANARTFGKVDELIQEAQKRMYENPGKYYPSIYGVREAGGTSILYLADKPFEKLGLKTNLPNHPMPNLTWEILSKIPNYVFWGSTLLSGVWWITNRRKEVQAYELKLKEMESRDNHGHSHKQS, from the coding sequence ATGTCTGGTTATGGAATTTTAATTGATACTACTCTCTGCATCGGGTGTTATGCATGTGAAGCGGCTGACGCTGAGCGCTGGGGAAACCCAGTTTCCGACAAGCATATACTCTCATCTGTGCTGAACACCGCTGTTTTGCAGGTTGATGAAACCAATGTTCCGCGCATGTGCATGCACTGTGCCGAGCCAACGTGCGCATCGGTATGTCCGGTCGGTGCAATTCAAAAGACAACCACGGGCGCAGTCGTTTATGATGCCGATAAATGCATGGGATGCCGATATTGCATGCAAGCATGTCCGTTTGATATTCCGAAGTACCAATGGGACAGTGTGAATCCAAAAGTAACAAAGTGCGACCTTTGCCACGAGCGTGTTGAAAAAGGCGGCAAACCCGCATGCGTCGAAGCATGCCCGGCAAATGCAAGAACGTTTGGCAAAGTTGACGAACTCATACAAGAGGCACAAAAACGGATGTACGAAAATCCCGGCAAGTACTATCCGTCCATCTATGGTGTGCGGGAAGCAGGCGGCACATCTATTCTCTATCTTGCAGATAAACCATTCGAGAAACTCGGATTGAAAACAAACTTACCAAACCATCCCATGCCGAATCTCACGTGGGAAATTCTTTCCAAGATTCCTAATTATGTCTTTTGGGGAAGCACACTCTTATCCGGTGTCTGGTGGATTACCAACAGGCGGAAAGAGGTTCAAGCGTACGAGTTGAAATTGAAAGAGATGGAATCGCGCGATAATCATGGACATTCTCATAAACAATCGTAA
- the hybB gene encoding Ni/Fe-hydrogenase cytochrome b subunit — protein MISKLFSKLKFWTVVFWLIMAAGFVSAVIRFGWGLGASTHLSDQFPWGLWVGFDVVCGVGLAAGGFVVAASVYIFNLEHYRPILRPAILTAFLGYILVVVGLMFDLGRPWNVWHPIIMWNPHSVMFEVGWCVMLYSTVLALEFSPIIFEKLNFERPQKILHTITIPMVILGVILSTLHQSSLGSLFLIIPEKVYPLWYSSSLPYLFFTSAVAVGPAMVIIESFLSSRAFHREIEINILSQIAKVTVVALAVYLVLKIEDINNLKLWSYVFNFNFEGIMYWAEIGLGAIVPMVLLISPRVRATTTGLFVSALLVVMGFVFNRLNIAITAIERSAGTAYFPAWTEISITLMIVALGFAIFRLAVQYLPIFPEPRKEEAKTAIQQDVVTFIDVPIH, from the coding sequence ATGATATCGAAATTATTTTCTAAATTAAAATTTTGGACTGTGGTATTTTGGTTGATTATGGCGGCAGGATTTGTTTCTGCAGTCATCAGATTTGGATGGGGATTAGGAGCATCGACACATCTGAGCGATCAATTTCCATGGGGATTGTGGGTGGGATTTGATGTCGTGTGCGGTGTCGGACTTGCAGCCGGTGGTTTTGTTGTTGCGGCGTCTGTTTATATTTTCAACCTTGAACATTATCGTCCAATTCTGCGCCCTGCGATCTTAACCGCATTTCTTGGTTATATTCTTGTCGTTGTCGGATTGATGTTCGACCTGGGAAGACCCTGGAATGTCTGGCATCCGATTATTATGTGGAACCCGCATTCGGTGATGTTTGAAGTCGGCTGGTGCGTGATGCTGTATTCGACAGTACTCGCGTTGGAATTTAGTCCGATTATTTTTGAAAAGTTGAATTTCGAACGCCCCCAAAAAATTCTCCACACAATCACTATTCCCATGGTGATCCTAGGAGTCATCCTCTCCACTTTGCATCAATCATCGCTCGGATCGCTTTTCCTTATCATACCGGAAAAAGTGTATCCGCTGTGGTATTCCTCCAGCCTGCCGTATCTTTTCTTCACATCGGCAGTGGCGGTTGGTCCGGCGATGGTGATCATCGAATCGTTTTTGAGTTCACGCGCGTTCCATCGTGAGATTGAAATCAATATTCTTTCACAGATCGCGAAAGTCACAGTTGTAGCACTCGCGGTCTATCTTGTACTCAAGATCGAAGACATCAATAACTTGAAACTCTGGTCGTACGTCTTCAATTTCAATTTTGAAGGAATAATGTACTGGGCAGAAATTGGTTTGGGCGCTATCGTTCCAATGGTGTTGCTTATCAGTCCGCGCGTGCGAGCCACAACGACAGGATTATTTGTATCCGCATTGCTTGTGGTTATGGGATTTGTGTTTAATCGATTAAACATTGCGATTACAGCTATCGAACGCAGTGCAGGTACGGCGTACTTCCCCGCCTGGACAGAAATTTCAATTACATTGATGATCGTGGCGCTCGGATTTGCAATCTTCCGGCTTGCAGTGCAGTACTTACCGATCTTTCCAGAACCTCGCAAGGAAGAAGCGAAAACTGCGATACAACAAGATGTTGTTACGTTTATAGATGTTCCAATTCATTAA